The proteins below come from a single Nostoc sp. KVJ3 genomic window:
- a CDS encoding substrate-binding domain-containing protein, translated as MNQNFSYNNVKCSKCGHDQNASTARKCEICGNPLKKASVPPVVFAVLVGLIVAGGGYFAFQSKLIGKSPSGSTNTASIPTVSEPSKSQPITNEQPNTVQETQSLPTSTIESTAAPIDISLPNPTVLTMDGSTTMVTLIQKLRNAYAQINPNIPTIYGQPDGFPKGSSKGIEALMNNSVIMAATSRPLKPQEAQAGIQVVAIARDAVAIVVGINNPFKGSLTQDQLRQIYQGKITNWLQVGGANAPIKVINRAASSGTRDFFKSVVLLDQPFAPDSANFITFPNDETTGIVRLLGNNGIGYATVSQVENQQLVRVVPLNGISPVDKTAIQDGKYPISRNVYLAIRKQNSPAIKQFIDLALSPQGQQIAQQSDFIPLK; from the coding sequence ATGAATCAAAACTTTAGCTATAATAATGTTAAATGTTCTAAGTGTGGACACGATCAGAATGCTTCCACTGCTCGTAAATGTGAGATTTGTGGCAACCCATTGAAAAAAGCATCAGTTCCTCCCGTTGTTTTTGCGGTTTTGGTAGGACTGATAGTTGCAGGAGGTGGATATTTTGCTTTTCAAAGTAAGTTAATAGGTAAAAGTCCTTCAGGATCTACTAATACTGCATCTATTCCTACGGTTTCAGAGCCTTCTAAATCCCAGCCAATAACTAATGAACAGCCTAACACTGTTCAGGAAACTCAATCTCTTCCTACAAGTACTATTGAATCTACTGCTGCACCTATTGATATATCACTACCTAATCCAACTGTATTAACTATGGACGGTAGCACAACTATGGTTACTTTAATCCAGAAATTGCGTAATGCTTATGCTCAAATTAACCCTAATATTCCTACTATTTATGGGCAACCCGATGGTTTTCCAAAAGGCTCAAGTAAAGGTATTGAAGCCTTAATGAACAACTCTGTAATTATGGCAGCAACTTCCCGTCCTTTAAAGCCTCAAGAAGCACAAGCTGGAATTCAAGTAGTGGCGATCGCACGTGATGCAGTAGCAATTGTAGTAGGGATTAATAATCCTTTTAAAGGCAGTCTTACTCAAGACCAATTACGTCAAATCTATCAAGGTAAAATTACTAACTGGTTACAAGTTGGTGGTGCAAATGCTCCGATCAAAGTAATTAATCGTGCGGCTAGTAGTGGTACTAGAGACTTCTTCAAGAGTGTTGTATTACTAGATCAGCCTTTCGCACCTGACAGCGCTAATTTCATCACATTTCCAAATGATGAAACTACGGGGATAGTTCGTTTACTAGGCAACAATGGAATTGGCTATGCTACGGTTTCGCAGGTTGAAAACCAACAACTGGTAAGAGTTGTACCGCTTAATGGGATCTCACCTGTGGACAAAACTGCAATTCAAGATGGCAAGTACCCCATTAGTCGCAATGTTTACTTAGCAATTCGGAAACAGAATAGTCCTGCTATAAAACAGTTCATAGATTTAGCATTATCTCCTCAAGGACAACAAATTGCACAGCAATCAGATTTCATCCCTTTGAAGTGA
- a CDS encoding helix-turn-helix domain-containing protein: MTIKKPLAINQPEVGQIIRDLRLLAGLTQEQFAPTLGVTYTTINRWENGHSKPSPLAMGKVEEMLEKMGSKGQDLLAKYLPD, from the coding sequence ATGACTATAAAAAAACCCTTGGCTATCAATCAGCCAGAGGTGGGGCAAATCATTCGCGATCTGCGACTTTTGGCTGGATTAACGCAAGAACAGTTTGCACCTACTCTAGGTGTTACTTATACCACAATTAACCGTTGGGAAAATGGACATTCTAAACCCTCGCCGTTAGCGATGGGAAAAGTTGAGGAAATGTTAGAGAAAATGGGTAGTAAAGGGCAGGATTTATTGGCGAAGTATTTGCCGGATTAG
- a CDS encoding tubulin-like doman-containing protein → MTPTVVIGLGGTGKEILIKIRRMIVESYGSLDALPIVSFLHIDTEQNAKASEAQTVLKQNISLRPSEQVWAKVENAKAMLNQLSSYDYLAEWFPSQLRGTDSILAGAGQIRSLGKFAFSVNYQIIKNSFNNALGRIVGHEKFMLDKLGLQLDKGVNIFIVCSLSGGTGSGMILDLAYNLRDWVPPSAMPQTSAYLVLPGAFSGLGDRVIANAYAALMELNHYSRNDTRFECQYSSNASDRITSQSSQDVPFNFCYLVGNSNDKVTLPTLNSVLEMVAQNVFLDFSSGFSQYKKLVRDNIRKQWASPDSLGYPQSFIAFGLASIQFPIQRVLQACASRLAKRVVTWWENPTPAPGAMRDLIQTEILPSLNLSESDSQHQLLDSISLGNNMKPYTKEVADWVAVLRKRRNDLNIPFENLQRFVSVEQEKYSPHFNDGDTDPRRWSDYFQKMWDNLNRLKTQKRQELRQTVHQMIEDRFRGPKFVRQFLEVLLEVFNSYRSQFDQERQKTFLPKEQSAANALQVLLKQIDNHAKQFNPLNKKTVIEEDFNGIMQALQSIYTSKVEVKSRTLGVLLLDALKEEINSLIVDLTAFDRVIETLQTQLSDREQTYIRETGTLTVNGILLYNSKDVDQAFNQVLEGKTETIFQTVSQDVLEDLGTHLFDLYSFDTLRVKDIFERLLNRSVDEFIDKSQLQISTARKFLEQYPTLEQQEAQIKTTFEKSEPFLRFSQEQVNLGWDNKIEKRQTLIGIQGGNKPTDVAVGAILPQIRKSSTLTDKDIRPLNDPHHIFFVQEIGAFSLRLIEGMEKMRVIYRTISQADKNPLHTHQDYRQFQDIMPSSQEEVQVKQNLLLAKALGLIIQHENKVTGFDEIRFSYQDKQTGIDKVQVLGENWQKAEENLLNDQNRKVRDILADSLKKIGENATTKPQKQQLYQKLIACLKEIENTFIGGKDNPDYHKAEAALEEYIKQYSLMIISPSPNSSVVTEPKIISSPPQNNENLEKFRKLVVTCYKNGSPSSTELQLVEKFRQKYDISQAIAEQIIAEYTPKNTIENAIQEYSLMYQAFLENDNQIDLDEQAHLLDLQEELGLSNEQIARIEASIKTESNILNNRQN, encoded by the coding sequence ATGACACCGACCGTAGTCATAGGACTAGGTGGAACTGGAAAAGAAATATTAATAAAAATTCGTCGGATGATTGTGGAGTCTTATGGCTCCTTAGATGCTTTGCCTATTGTGTCTTTTTTACATATAGATACAGAGCAGAATGCCAAAGCTTCAGAAGCCCAAACTGTTCTCAAGCAAAATATTTCTCTTAGACCTTCTGAGCAAGTCTGGGCTAAGGTAGAGAACGCCAAAGCAATGCTCAATCAACTTTCTTCTTATGATTATTTAGCAGAATGGTTCCCCAGCCAGTTAAGAGGCACAGATTCAATTTTGGCAGGAGCCGGGCAAATTCGTTCCTTGGGAAAATTCGCCTTTTCTGTTAATTATCAAATTATCAAAAATAGTTTCAACAATGCTTTAGGAAGAATCGTTGGACATGAGAAGTTTATGTTAGATAAGCTAGGATTACAGCTTGATAAAGGAGTGAACATTTTTATTGTTTGTTCCCTATCAGGTGGTACTGGTTCAGGAATGATCCTTGACTTAGCTTATAACTTGCGTGATTGGGTTCCTCCTTCAGCCATGCCCCAAACATCAGCTTATCTAGTCTTACCTGGAGCATTCTCAGGGCTAGGCGATCGCGTCATTGCAAATGCCTATGCTGCTTTAATGGAACTCAATCATTATTCTCGCAATGATACTCGTTTTGAATGCCAGTATAGTAGTAACGCATCAGATCGGATCACCTCTCAAAGTAGCCAGGATGTACCTTTTAACTTCTGTTATCTTGTTGGTAATAGTAATGATAAAGTCACCCTACCTACTTTAAACTCCGTATTGGAAATGGTGGCTCAAAATGTATTTTTAGATTTTAGTTCAGGATTTAGCCAGTACAAAAAATTGGTACGAGATAATATCCGTAAACAATGGGCAAGTCCTGATTCTCTTGGTTATCCCCAGAGTTTTATCGCTTTCGGATTAGCTAGTATTCAGTTTCCGATTCAACGAGTACTTCAAGCTTGTGCATCTCGTTTAGCCAAGCGTGTTGTTACGTGGTGGGAAAATCCCACACCAGCCCCAGGAGCTATGCGGGATTTAATTCAAACAGAAATTCTGCCTAGTCTGAATCTATCTGAATCAGACAGCCAGCACCAACTTCTTGATAGCATTAGTCTAGGGAATAACATGAAACCCTACACTAAAGAAGTAGCTGATTGGGTAGCTGTTTTACGTAAACGTCGTAACGATTTAAATATTCCCTTTGAGAATCTACAACGTTTTGTCTCGGTTGAACAAGAAAAATACAGCCCTCACTTTAATGATGGTGATACCGATCCCAGGCGTTGGAGTGATTACTTTCAAAAGATGTGGGACAATCTGAATCGGCTAAAAACTCAAAAGCGGCAAGAACTTCGCCAGACTGTCCATCAGATGATTGAAGACCGTTTTCGAGGCCCTAAATTTGTTCGTCAATTTTTAGAAGTTCTGTTAGAAGTATTTAATAGTTACCGTAGTCAATTTGATCAAGAACGACAAAAAACTTTTCTTCCTAAAGAACAGTCTGCGGCTAATGCATTACAAGTTCTATTGAAACAAATAGACAATCATGCTAAACAGTTTAATCCACTGAATAAAAAGACAGTGATTGAAGAAGACTTCAATGGAATTATGCAAGCCCTCCAATCGATATACACTTCTAAAGTAGAAGTAAAATCTCGGACTTTAGGAGTTTTATTATTAGATGCTCTGAAGGAGGAAATTAATAGCTTAATTGTAGATTTAACTGCTTTTGATCGAGTTATAGAAACTCTTCAGACTCAACTCAGCGATCGAGAGCAAACTTACATAAGGGAAACTGGAACACTAACTGTTAATGGAATATTACTTTATAATTCTAAAGATGTAGACCAAGCATTTAATCAAGTTTTAGAAGGAAAAACAGAGACAATATTTCAGACTGTTTCTCAAGATGTATTAGAAGACTTAGGGACTCACTTATTTGACTTATATTCTTTTGATACACTCCGAGTTAAAGATATATTTGAAAGACTTTTAAATCGTTCTGTTGATGAGTTTATTGATAAATCACAATTACAAATCTCGACTGCTCGAAAATTTTTAGAACAATATCCTACATTAGAACAGCAAGAAGCTCAGATTAAAACTACCTTTGAAAAAAGTGAGCCATTCTTGCGCTTTAGCCAAGAACAAGTAAATCTGGGATGGGATAATAAGATAGAAAAACGTCAAACTCTAATTGGTATTCAAGGCGGGAATAAGCCGACTGATGTAGCTGTTGGTGCAATTTTACCTCAAATTCGTAAGTCTAGTACTCTTACTGATAAAGATATTAGACCTCTAAACGATCCCCATCATATTTTCTTTGTTCAAGAAATTGGCGCTTTTTCCTTGCGATTAATTGAAGGGATGGAGAAGATGCGAGTTATTTATCGAACTATTTCCCAAGCTGATAAAAATCCTTTGCATACTCATCAGGATTACCGCCAGTTTCAAGACATTATGCCATCAAGCCAAGAAGAGGTGCAAGTTAAGCAAAATCTGCTTTTAGCCAAAGCATTAGGATTAATAATCCAACATGAAAATAAAGTTACAGGATTTGATGAAATCCGTTTTTCATATCAGGATAAACAAACAGGTATCGATAAAGTACAAGTTTTAGGGGAAAATTGGCAAAAAGCAGAGGAAAATCTTTTAAACGATCAAAATCGTAAAGTAAGAGATATTTTAGCTGATTCTCTTAAAAAAATTGGCGAAAATGCCACGACAAAACCCCAAAAACAGCAGTTATATCAAAAGCTAATAGCTTGTTTAAAGGAAATAGAAAATACGTTTATTGGTGGTAAAGATAATCCTGATTATCATAAGGCGGAAGCAGCACTTGAGGAATATATCAAGCAATACAGTCTAATGATTATTTCTCCATCACCAAATTCATCAGTAGTAACTGAGCCTAAGATAATTTCATCCCCTCCCCAAAACAATGAAAATCTAGAAAAGTTTAGAAAGCTAGTTGTAACTTGTTATAAAAACGGTAGCCCTTCTTCCACAGAATTGCAGCTTGTGGAGAAATTTCGTCAGAAATATGATATTTCTCAAGCGATTGCCGAGCAGATTATTGCTGAATATACTCCTAAAAATACTATAGAAAATGCGATTCAGGAATATAGCTTAATGTATCAAGCTTTTTTAGAAAATGATAATCAAATAGACTTAGATGAGCAAGCGCATTTGCTTGATTTACAAGAGGAATTAGGATTAAGTAATGAACAAATTGCCAGGATAGAAGCAAGTATTAAAACCGAATCTAATATATTAAATAATCGTCAAAATTAA
- a CDS encoding leucyl aminopeptidase, which yields MTIQPSDKPLLEWAGDSLAIGLFEDAVELTGELATLDQKFSGVLKELIAEEEFKGKANSTIFTRVNAGSPVRKLILVGLGKPDGLKLDTLRRAAAAVARVAKKQKSKILGFSFPLWNNDPAASAQAIAEGVELALYQDIRFKSEPEDKGSLIESVDLLGFGGQEAAITRANQIVSGVNLARQLVAAPANAVTPITLAETAQAIAKDYGLQLQILEREDCEKLGMGAFLGVAQASDLPPKFIHLTYKPEGTPKKKLAIIGKGLTFDSGGLNIKGAGSGIETMKIDMGGAAATLGAAKAIAQIKPDSEVHFISAATENMISGHAMHPGDVLTASNGKTIEVNNTDAEGRLTLADALVYADKLGLDAIVDLATLTGANVVALGEDIAGLYTPDDAVASQIEKAAQTSGEKIWRMPMEEKYFEGLKSGIADMKNTGPRPGGAITAALFLKQFVKDTPWAHIDIAGPVWTDKENGYNGAGATGYGVRTLVNWVLGIEE from the coding sequence ATGACAATTCAACCTAGTGATAAGCCTTTGCTAGAGTGGGCGGGCGATAGTTTGGCAATTGGATTATTTGAAGATGCGGTGGAGTTAACCGGAGAACTGGCAACTTTAGATCAAAAATTTTCTGGAGTCTTAAAAGAACTGATTGCAGAAGAAGAATTTAAAGGTAAAGCCAACAGTACTATCTTCACCCGTGTAAATGCTGGTAGTCCAGTGCGGAAATTGATTTTGGTAGGTTTGGGTAAGCCAGATGGACTAAAACTTGATACTCTGCGACGTGCGGCGGCGGCGGTAGCTAGAGTAGCCAAAAAGCAAAAAAGCAAAATTCTCGGTTTTAGTTTTCCATTATGGAACAACGATCCAGCAGCCAGCGCCCAAGCGATCGCAGAAGGTGTAGAATTAGCACTTTACCAAGATATTCGCTTTAAATCAGAACCAGAAGATAAAGGTTCGCTAATCGAAAGCGTAGATTTACTAGGTTTCGGTGGACAAGAAGCCGCCATCACCCGCGCTAATCAAATCGTTTCTGGGGTAAATTTGGCCCGGCAGTTAGTAGCAGCACCAGCTAACGCAGTCACACCGATTACTTTAGCAGAAACGGCTCAAGCGATCGCTAAGGACTACGGTTTACAACTGCAAATTCTCGAAAGAGAAGACTGTGAAAAGTTAGGCATGGGTGCATTTTTGGGAGTAGCCCAAGCTTCTGATTTGCCACCGAAATTCATTCACCTGACTTATAAACCAGAAGGTACACCCAAAAAGAAACTAGCAATTATTGGCAAAGGTTTAACCTTCGACTCCGGCGGACTCAACATCAAAGGTGCTGGTAGCGGTATTGAAACCATGAAAATTGATATGGGTGGTGCGGCTGCAACCTTGGGGGCGGCAAAAGCGATCGCTCAAATCAAGCCAGATTCGGAAGTTCACTTTATCTCGGCGGCGACCGAAAATATGATTAGCGGTCACGCCATGCACCCTGGAGACGTTCTCACCGCCTCAAACGGCAAAACAATCGAAGTGAACAACACCGATGCTGAAGGACGTTTAACCCTCGCAGATGCCTTAGTATATGCCGACAAATTGGGACTGGATGCGATCGTAGATTTAGCCACCCTGACAGGTGCTAACGTCGTTGCCTTGGGTGAAGATATTGCTGGTTTGTATACTCCTGATGATGCAGTAGCTTCCCAGATTGAGAAAGCTGCCCAAACTTCAGGGGAAAAGATTTGGCGGATGCCAATGGAAGAAAAATATTTTGAAGGGCTAAAGTCTGGGATTGCGGACATGAAAAACACAGGCCCGCGTCCAGGTGGTGCCATTACTGCTGCGCTTTTCCTTAAACAATTCGTCAAAGACACCCCTTGGGCACACATAGATATTGCTGGCCCCGTGTGGACAGATAAAGAAAATGGCTACAACGGAGCAGGAGCAACCGGTTACGGTGTTCGGACGCTAGTTAACTGGGTACTGGGGATTGAAGAGTAG
- a CDS encoding EcsC family protein: protein MTDKPQYEIEVNKLVNSPRESLEVAIPVESSEENESSALESFITSVAHTSKVVLDTAVEVGEATVKQTHKLIEETTQTTGQFVNRLSENWLIRKLSGVLNLHWLINDTNLVDLEKAEAAVNKLKQKYPNELPRQIAHRIMVEKATQAATVGLTTSILPGIAIALLAIDLTATTKLQSEMLYQIASVYGLDLKDPARKGEILAIFGLALGGESLLKAAGLGLLRNVPLAGAAIAASSNATMIYSLGYAACRFYEAKLDESTSLASPQTLATLKAESEKYLESAIAQEAVMDQILVHMILASHPDKTLEEILPELQALKLSPTSLEAIAQNIKSPKSLDILLNRLNRDFAIPLLAQCEKIVQLDNQVTPLEQEIIAAIAKKFDIDPNGIGA from the coding sequence ATGACAGACAAACCCCAATACGAAATAGAGGTGAATAAATTAGTTAATTCACCTAGAGAATCTTTAGAAGTAGCAATCCCGGTTGAATCATCAGAAGAAAATGAATCGTCTGCATTAGAGTCTTTTATTACAAGTGTTGCGCACACTAGCAAAGTAGTTTTAGACACAGCAGTAGAGGTGGGAGAAGCGACAGTAAAACAAACCCACAAGTTAATTGAGGAAACAACTCAAACCACCGGTCAATTTGTAAATCGTCTCAGTGAAAATTGGCTGATTAGAAAACTATCTGGAGTATTAAATCTCCATTGGCTAATTAATGATACCAATCTTGTTGATTTGGAAAAAGCAGAAGCGGCGGTAAACAAACTCAAGCAAAAGTATCCTAATGAATTACCCAGACAGATTGCTCACCGCATCATGGTGGAAAAAGCAACTCAAGCAGCCACAGTTGGACTAACTACTAGTATTTTGCCAGGAATAGCAATTGCATTGTTGGCAATTGATTTAACAGCAACAACCAAATTACAGTCAGAAATGCTTTATCAAATTGCATCTGTCTACGGGCTAGATTTAAAAGATCCGGCGCGGAAAGGTGAAATTTTGGCAATTTTTGGTCTGGCTTTGGGTGGAGAGAGTCTTTTGAAAGCTGCGGGATTAGGTTTGTTGCGAAATGTGCCTTTGGCGGGTGCAGCGATCGCAGCTAGTTCAAATGCAACGATGATCTATTCATTGGGGTATGCTGCTTGTCGATTTTACGAAGCCAAGCTAGACGAATCAACATCTCTCGCATCGCCACAGACATTGGCAACATTAAAAGCAGAAAGTGAGAAATATCTCGAAAGTGCGATCGCTCAAGAAGCCGTCATGGATCAAATTTTAGTTCACATGATCCTTGCTAGCCATCCAGACAAGACTTTAGAGGAAATTTTGCCAGAATTACAAGCTCTAAAACTCAGTCCTACCTCGTTAGAGGCTATTGCCCAAAATATCAAATCACCTAAATCTTTAGATATATTGCTTAATCGGCTGAATCGTGATTTTGCTATTCCCTTGCTGGCTCAGTGTGAGAAAATAGTCCAGCTTGACAATCAGGTTACACCACTTGAGCAAGAAATCATAGCAGCGATCGCTAAAAAATTTGATATTGATCCAAATGGAATTGGGGCATAG